One genomic region from Halobacteriovoraceae bacterium encodes:
- a CDS encoding flagellar basal body-associated FliL family protein: MADGDVKDEDFKEAGGGGGKNPLLTIILLVNTVLMGVVAYMQFDAHNKKAKEPSVRDIIKAEMDAAESEKEDKDPDTGEAKEKEGIPYKLNSFTANLAQGDGPRRYIRLTLVLKFSVDSEKKEYEARRSQIRDTIIGLLNSKRPEDLLRIEGKAYLKEEIKASINSFLIDGHVIDVFYTNFQIN; encoded by the coding sequence ATGGCAGATGGAGATGTCAAAGACGAAGATTTTAAAGAGGCCGGTGGTGGCGGAGGGAAGAACCCACTTCTTACGATCATCCTACTCGTTAATACCGTTTTGATGGGAGTCGTTGCCTATATGCAATTCGATGCTCACAACAAAAAAGCAAAAGAACCCTCGGTCAGAGATATTATCAAGGCAGAAATGGATGCCGCTGAGTCAGAAAAAGAGGATAAAGATCCTGATACAGGTGAAGCTAAAGAAAAAGAGGGAATCCCATATAAACTCAATAGTTTCACAGCGAACTTAGCACAAGGCGATGGGCCTAGAAGATATATCCGTTTAACTCTTGTTTTAAAATTCTCAGTTGATTCTGAAAAAAAGGAATATGAGGCCAGACGTTCACAGATAAGAGATACCATTATTGGTCTACTCAATTCCAAGAGACCAGAAGATCTCTTAAGAATTGAAGGGAAGGCCTATTTAAAAGAAGAAATCAAAGCATCAATTAATTCATTTCTTATAGATGGACATGTGATTGATGTGTTTTATACGAATTTTCAGATCAATTAG
- the fliM gene encoding flagellar motor switch protein FliM, which translates to MAQVLSQDEVDALLNAVNDGDSDDFFGGDEGGFESDDSDDNIQPYDLTNQDRVIRGRMPILEIIYERFIRSFRVSLSNSLRKISTISMISTDLLKFGEFVNTLPIPSCMCIMRFNELRGPALLVFESKLAYAIIDSYFGGTDRPFTKIEGKEFTQIELSFMKKVMDMAINDLEEAWAPVHRIDAQYLRTEINPQFVGVVPPSDVIIATTLEVEFESASGTIMIVVPYSTIEPIKQKLSSSFQTDNDMADSIWTQAMHEHIKDVYAELIVKLGESEMTVGDLLTLEKGDIIPLNQEASGEVSIAVEGVEKMKSLIGVYKGSRAVQITNTNIKKNR; encoded by the coding sequence ATGGCACAAGTCTTAAGTCAGGATGAAGTTGATGCGCTCTTAAATGCAGTTAATGATGGTGACTCTGATGATTTTTTTGGTGGAGATGAAGGCGGCTTTGAAAGTGATGATAGTGATGATAATATTCAACCCTATGATCTCACAAACCAAGATAGAGTTATTCGGGGAAGAATGCCTATTCTTGAAATTATCTATGAAAGATTCATAAGATCTTTTCGGGTATCATTATCAAACTCCCTAAGAAAAATTTCGACTATTTCTATGATATCTACCGATTTACTAAAGTTTGGTGAATTTGTTAACACGTTACCGATTCCATCTTGTATGTGTATTATGAGATTTAATGAACTTCGAGGTCCAGCACTTTTGGTTTTCGAATCAAAATTAGCTTATGCCATTATTGATTCATATTTTGGTGGAACAGATAGACCATTCACAAAAATAGAAGGAAAAGAATTTACTCAAATAGAGCTGTCATTCATGAAAAAAGTTATGGATATGGCCATTAATGATCTAGAAGAAGCATGGGCCCCTGTACATAGAATCGACGCTCAGTATTTGAGAACAGAAATCAACCCACAGTTTGTTGGGGTTGTTCCACCATCGGACGTTATTATTGCAACTACTCTTGAAGTTGAATTTGAGTCGGCCTCTGGTACAATCATGATAGTTGTCCCATATTCAACAATTGAACCAATTAAACAAAAACTTAGTTCATCTTTTCAAACAGATAATGACATGGCCGATAGTATTTGGACTCAGGCCATGCATGAACATATTAAGGATGTTTATGCTGAATTGATCGTAAAACTTGGTGAGTCTGAAATGACTGTTGGTGATTTACTTACCTTAGAAAAAGGAGACATTATTCCTCTTAATCAAGAGGCCTCAGGAGAGGTTTCTATTGCTGTTGAGGGAGTCGAGAAAATGAAGAGTCTCATAGGTGTTTATAAGGGGAGTAGAGCAGTTCAAATTACAAATACAAATATAAAAAAAAATAGATAG
- the fliN gene encoding flagellar motor switch protein FliN, whose translation MSEELRNDNNVTELRAQEEINPIQINKLADEVKAGDNALNKLKVQNLDFILDIPLKVTVELGRTTVIIKDLLQLGQGSVLELDKLAGEPLEILVNGKLVAKGEVVVVNEKFGIRLTDIISPIERIETLK comes from the coding sequence ATGTCTGAAGAATTAAGAAATGATAATAATGTCACAGAGCTTAGAGCTCAAGAGGAAATTAATCCAATACAGATTAATAAATTAGCGGATGAAGTAAAGGCCGGTGATAATGCTCTAAATAAATTAAAAGTTCAGAATCTAGATTTCATATTGGATATTCCACTTAAAGTGACAGTTGAGCTAGGTAGAACGACAGTCATCATTAAGGATCTATTACAACTTGGCCAAGGTTCTGTTTTAGAACTAGACAAACTTGCAGGGGAGCCTCTTGAAATTCTTGTTAATGGAAAGCTTGTAGCAAAAGGTGAAGTTGTTGTTGTGAATGAGAAATTTGGAATTAGGCTTACAGATATTATTAGTCCAATTGAGAGGATTGAAACTTTAAAATAG
- a CDS encoding flagellar biosynthetic protein FliO, whose protein sequence is MKLLSIFIILITNALASQSPRVTDVSTVLENEKLLEISVKISEKLLSEPELILKDNIIQLSLPQTVAWPKIDKVVVDKKSNIEKLLAYQYDKNTVRIRALLDSKVKIDESNLRFTQRNGEIIIHIPKLNSDAYDDKLLNKLLKDKSFQSSNENLKVKEDEVRAVLSSSEKKNEKKDGFLVETKKFSIIDYLSKVIGFLALLIFGGYLLKRNFSNSKKISKQNKKNGLKIFRNKGHIQVIENHFLGGKKNLSLVQVGNQVFLVGISDNSISLVSEIDTVENPIFEEDKEFAPKLENASHQEKEFYLKDIAENTTDEVVIQNEIKNENIKLSDQIKNKVKNLKRLQ, encoded by the coding sequence ATGAAATTACTTTCAATATTTATAATTTTGATAACAAATGCACTAGCATCTCAGAGTCCAAGAGTGACAGATGTGAGTACTGTTTTAGAAAATGAGAAACTATTAGAAATTTCAGTTAAAATTTCAGAAAAATTACTAAGTGAACCTGAACTTATATTGAAAGATAATATAATTCAACTAAGTCTTCCTCAAACTGTTGCATGGCCAAAAATTGATAAGGTTGTTGTGGACAAGAAAAGTAATATCGAAAAACTACTGGCGTATCAGTATGACAAAAATACGGTTCGTATAAGAGCTCTTCTTGATAGTAAGGTAAAAATTGATGAAAGTAATTTACGATTTACACAAAGAAACGGAGAAATAATTATTCATATACCAAAATTAAACTCAGATGCTTATGATGATAAATTGTTAAATAAACTTCTTAAAGATAAAAGTTTCCAATCATCTAATGAAAATTTGAAAGTAAAAGAAGATGAAGTAAGAGCAGTACTTTCTTCTTCCGAGAAAAAAAATGAGAAGAAAGATGGATTCCTTGTTGAAACCAAAAAGTTTTCAATTATTGATTACCTCTCAAAGGTGATAGGGTTTTTAGCTTTACTTATCTTTGGAGGTTACCTACTTAAGAGAAATTTTTCAAATTCAAAAAAGATTTCAAAACAAAACAAAAAAAATGGCCTTAAAATATTCAGAAATAAAGGACATATTCAAGTTATTGAAAATCATTTTTTAGGAGGGAAGAAAAATCTTTCTCTCGTTCAAGTTGGAAACCAAGTTTTTCTCGTTGGAATATCAGACAATTCTATAAGTCTTGTTTCTGAAATTGATACCGTTGAAAATCCAATTTTTGAAGAAGATAAAGAATTCGCTCCCAAACTTGAAAATGCATCTCACCAAGAAAAAGAATTTTATTTGAAAGACATTGCAGAAAATACAACAGACGAAGTGGTCATTCAAAATGAAATTAAAAATGAAAATATTAAACTCTCTGATCAAATTAAAAACAAAGTGAAAAATTTGAAAAGGTTGCAGTAG
- the fliP gene encoding flagellar type III secretion system pore protein FliP (The bacterial flagellar biogenesis protein FliP forms a type III secretion system (T3SS)-type pore required for flagellar assembly.), with protein MSVNFGQGANLVDTIELLILFTVLTLAPAILILCTSFTRIIVVLSFMRQAIGTQNMPPNQLLIGLAIFLSIFVMKPTGQSIYENSVRPYLDKKITTPIALSQIESDLRSFMSKHTRKSDIGLFYDVTDKSAPNTIDDVPIHFLIPAFIISELKTAFQIGFLLYVPFLILDMIVASVLMAMGMMMLPPVVVSLPFKLLLFVLVDGWQLVTGSLLRSFH; from the coding sequence ATTTCAGTTAATTTTGGTCAAGGAGCTAATTTAGTTGATACGATAGAACTTTTGATCTTATTTACTGTCTTAACTCTAGCACCAGCAATCTTAATTCTCTGTACAAGTTTTACTAGAATCATTGTTGTATTGTCGTTTATGCGCCAAGCAATAGGTACACAAAATATGCCTCCAAACCAACTTTTAATAGGACTGGCCATTTTTTTGTCTATATTTGTAATGAAACCAACAGGTCAAAGCATCTATGAAAATTCTGTTCGCCCCTATTTAGATAAAAAAATAACAACGCCCATTGCTCTTTCTCAGATTGAAAGCGATTTAAGATCGTTTATGTCTAAGCATACTCGAAAATCTGATATAGGTTTATTTTACGACGTTACGGATAAAAGTGCTCCAAATACTATTGATGATGTCCCAATTCATTTCCTAATACCTGCATTTATTATCTCTGAATTAAAAACCGCTTTTCAGATTGGTTTTTTATTATATGTTCCGTTTTTGATTCTCGATATGATTGTTGCTTCTGTTCTGATGGCCATGGGGATGATGATGCTTCCTCCTGTTGTTGTTTCACTCCCATTTAAACTTTTACTTTTTGTTTTAGTTGATGGATGGCAACTCGTAACGGGATCTTTGCTAAGATCGTTTCATTAA
- the fliQ gene encoding flagellar biosynthesis protein FliQ produces MDTGFIQDIAAQAVKVSLLVASPMLFGALFMGIAVSIFQAVTQINEQTLSFIPKMLVIIGVIVALSPWMTDMLVTFTREMILMIPDMVIGK; encoded by the coding sequence ATGGATACAGGATTTATACAAGATATCGCGGCACAAGCAGTTAAAGTTTCCCTTCTCGTGGCCTCACCAATGTTATTTGGCGCTTTGTTTATGGGGATTGCTGTTTCCATATTTCAGGCCGTTACCCAAATTAATGAACAAACACTCTCTTTTATCCCAAAGATGCTTGTCATCATTGGAGTAATAGTAGCTTTAAGCCCTTGGATGACGGATATGCTCGTCACGTTTACTCGAGAAATGATTTTAATGATCCCTGATATGGTTATTGGAAAATGA
- a CDS encoding flagellar biosynthetic protein FliR: MIDIKIEDITILIAFWLCFTRWTSVLFQLPLFDNTSIPSILKILTSILIAYVFFPETKSVVLKDISNFGDQGFWILTIYYTLIGIVMGMFVKAILNIFVSSGAIITQEVGFGAVRYFDPNAGQAVGPFEKLIYWTMLIMIISSGALLPMFKGVLLSFEKLSFVNTIQIDSIVQFFIHMFKNIFSASLLLASPLIFTNVFITTVLGIIARTVPQMNVLMVSFVVNIGLGLLVFLATSTEFFQVGHKLYTESLGEWFVYFTK, translated from the coding sequence ATGATAGATATTAAAATTGAAGATATTACGATTCTGATTGCCTTTTGGCTTTGCTTCACAAGATGGACTTCTGTCCTGTTTCAATTACCATTGTTTGATAATACTTCTATTCCGAGCATTTTAAAAATTCTAACATCAATCTTGATCGCTTATGTTTTTTTTCCAGAAACAAAATCAGTCGTTTTAAAAGACATTTCAAATTTTGGAGATCAAGGATTTTGGATCCTAACTATTTACTATACGTTAATTGGTATTGTGATGGGAATGTTCGTTAAAGCAATACTAAATATTTTTGTGTCCTCTGGTGCCATTATCACTCAGGAAGTTGGGTTTGGTGCTGTTCGCTATTTTGATCCAAACGCAGGGCAAGCAGTGGGCCCTTTTGAAAAACTCATCTATTGGACTATGCTCATTATGATTATATCATCGGGAGCACTGCTGCCAATGTTCAAAGGTGTACTTCTGTCATTTGAAAAGCTTAGTTTTGTTAACACCATCCAAATTGATTCAATTGTGCAATTTTTTATACACATGTTTAAAAATATTTTTAGTGCATCCTTGTTACTGGCATCTCCCCTTATTTTCACAAACGTTTTTATAACGACTGTATTAGGAATAATTGCCAGAACTGTTCCTCAGATGAACGTACTAATGGTGAGTTTTGTCGTCAACATTGGATTAGGTCTATTGGTCTTTTTGGCCACAAGTACAGAATTTTTTCAAGTTGGACATAAACTCTATACAGAAAGTTTGGGGGAGTGGTTTGTCTACTTCACAAAATAG
- the flhB gene encoding flagellar biosynthesis protein FlhB, with amino-acid sequence MAEESDQSEKTEEPTLHRIEEFRRKGQVAASKELTSVLVLCACIMTLAFSVVYIFEIMSEYIDWIMTVDFSTIFQEEEFNKFVKKSAYALLECSAPVCLVALIVGVVSNVSQIGFLFSPEVLNWDPSRIDPFQGIKRIFSMKAIIEAGKGILKFSFILAIVYFIMSDQLDTYSGFLHVEFAESFLFGKSILLKLGMAIVLGLGIVALIDFGWEKYSYHQKLKMTKEEVKQEAKERDGSPEIKQRIRSIQREMSQKRMFQDVPKADVIVTNPTHLSVALKYDAETMIAPEVIAKGADLIALKIREIAKEHDIPIVENVPLARGLYKTVEIGQGVPKTLYKAVAEVLAFVYKLKRRKKALKSEV; translated from the coding sequence ATGGCCGAGGAAAGTGATCAAAGTGAAAAAACCGAAGAGCCTACCCTGCATAGGATTGAAGAGTTTCGCAGGAAGGGCCAGGTTGCAGCATCAAAAGAGTTGACAAGTGTACTTGTTCTCTGTGCATGTATTATGACTTTGGCATTTTCTGTTGTTTATATTTTTGAAATTATGTCTGAGTACATTGATTGGATTATGACTGTAGATTTTAGTACAATTTTTCAGGAAGAAGAATTTAATAAATTTGTGAAAAAATCGGCCTATGCTCTACTTGAATGTTCTGCTCCGGTTTGCTTAGTTGCTCTGATCGTTGGAGTGGTATCAAATGTTTCTCAAATTGGCTTTCTCTTCTCTCCTGAAGTTCTTAATTGGGATCCAAGTCGAATAGACCCTTTTCAAGGGATAAAAAGAATATTTTCTATGAAGGCGATTATTGAGGCCGGCAAAGGAATTTTAAAGTTTTCATTCATTCTGGCCATTGTTTATTTTATAATGAGCGATCAACTTGATACTTATAGTGGTTTTTTGCATGTTGAATTTGCAGAATCATTCTTATTTGGAAAATCTATTTTACTTAAACTAGGTATGGCCATTGTTTTAGGACTTGGGATCGTTGCCTTAATTGACTTTGGATGGGAAAAATATAGCTATCACCAAAAACTTAAAATGACTAAAGAGGAAGTTAAACAAGAGGCCAAAGAAAGAGATGGTAGCCCTGAAATAAAGCAAAGAATTAGAAGTATCCAAAGAGAAATGTCTCAAAAAAGAATGTTTCAAGATGTTCCTAAGGCCGATGTTATTGTTACAAACCCAACTCACTTAAGTGTGGCCCTCAAATACGATGCTGAAACAATGATTGCTCCTGAAGTAATTGCAAAAGGTGCTGACCTGATTGCTCTTAAGATTAGAGAAATTGCAAAAGAACATGACATACCAATTGTTGAAAACGTTCCTCTGGCCAGAGGTCTTTATAAAACAGTTGAGATTGGGCAAGGGGTTCCAAAAACACTTTATAAGGCCGTAGCTGAAGTTCTGGCCTTTGTATACAAACTGAAAAGAAGAAAAAAAGCTCTCAAGAGTGAGGTATGA
- the flhA gene encoding flagellar biosynthesis protein FlhA, which translates to MNEMVLKIKKISFNSDLVIALGILLILSVMVIPVNPTFLDLLLAFTLSGSVIILLVSIYSHRPLDFSTFPSVLLIMTLFRLALNVASTRNILLRGGAEGTGAAGEIIRSFGEFVVQGNYVVGIIVFIILVIINFMVITKGAGRVSEVAARFTLDAMPGKQMAIDADLNAGLIDETQAKTRRKEVAEEADFYGSMDGASKFVRGDAIAGILITVINIIGGIIVGMAQSGMDIAQATKTFTLLTVGDGLVSQIPALIISTAAGIISTRNTNEDALGLQVSKQFKIHPKAIYIAGGVLLIFAIIPGLPALPFTIVGLFLGYVAHRIEIDNERVRKAEQEKLSDEKVATAENLEDLLSLELVELEVGYGLVNLVDADQNGDLLERITHIRKQFALDWGIIIPSIRIKDNLELKPGGYKVKIKGIEVAHGELMSDHYLAMDPGTVIEKVDGIDTVEPVFGLSAVWISEDQKDDAQYNGYTVVDLSTILATHITEILKSNLHELFGREELVRILDKFKQENPKVVNDLIPDILSLGIVLKVLKNLLRENVSIRDLRTILESLAEYGTQIKDADSLTELCRQGLYRTITESIRGDSGEVPIFTLDRGIEESIAENLIQTEHGQELSLDPRVTQSILAGLNEKIEEATGMGEKMVVLCSPVIRAHFKRLTEKFIPNLIVVSHNEIEPSANIKSLGTVRL; encoded by the coding sequence ATGAATGAAATGGTCTTAAAAATTAAAAAAATTTCTTTCAATTCTGATCTTGTTATCGCTCTAGGTATTCTCCTTATTCTCAGTGTGATGGTCATTCCAGTCAATCCAACATTTTTAGATTTACTTCTGGCCTTCACTTTATCTGGATCTGTTATTATACTACTCGTTTCGATTTATTCACATAGACCTCTTGATTTCTCTACTTTTCCTTCTGTTCTATTGATCATGACTTTGTTTCGACTGGCACTCAACGTTGCTTCAACGAGAAATATTCTTCTAAGGGGAGGAGCCGAAGGTACAGGCGCTGCGGGAGAGATCATTAGGTCATTTGGGGAGTTCGTTGTTCAAGGAAATTATGTTGTCGGTATTATTGTATTTATCATCCTCGTCATTATTAACTTTATGGTTATCACTAAAGGTGCTGGCCGGGTGTCGGAAGTTGCTGCAAGATTTACATTAGATGCGATGCCTGGTAAACAGATGGCCATTGATGCCGATTTAAATGCTGGTCTAATAGATGAAACTCAAGCAAAAACAAGACGTAAAGAAGTCGCAGAAGAGGCAGATTTTTATGGGTCGATGGATGGTGCCTCGAAATTTGTCCGTGGAGATGCGATTGCTGGTATTCTTATTACAGTGATAAATATTATTGGAGGAATCATTGTTGGTATGGCCCAATCCGGAATGGATATTGCTCAAGCAACTAAAACATTTACGCTTTTAACTGTTGGAGATGGACTTGTTTCACAAATTCCGGCCCTTATTATCTCTACTGCTGCCGGTATTATTTCAACCAGAAACACAAATGAAGATGCTTTAGGACTCCAAGTTTCAAAACAATTTAAAATCCATCCCAAAGCAATATATATTGCTGGAGGTGTACTTTTAATTTTTGCAATTATACCTGGATTACCAGCATTACCTTTTACGATTGTCGGACTTTTCCTTGGTTATGTTGCACATAGAATAGAAATAGATAATGAAAGAGTAAGAAAAGCAGAGCAGGAAAAATTGTCCGACGAAAAAGTCGCCACTGCAGAAAATTTGGAAGATCTCCTTTCACTAGAACTTGTTGAGTTGGAAGTTGGGTATGGTCTTGTAAACCTTGTGGACGCTGATCAAAATGGAGATTTACTGGAGAGAATTACTCATATAAGAAAACAATTCGCGCTTGATTGGGGGATTATCATTCCTTCAATTAGAATAAAAGATAATTTAGAACTTAAACCTGGTGGATATAAAGTTAAAATTAAAGGTATTGAAGTAGCTCATGGTGAATTGATGTCAGATCATTATCTTGCAATGGATCCTGGCACAGTTATAGAAAAAGTTGATGGAATTGATACGGTTGAGCCTGTCTTTGGATTGTCAGCTGTGTGGATTTCAGAAGATCAAAAGGATGATGCCCAGTACAATGGCTATACAGTCGTGGATCTTTCAACAATTCTGGCCACTCATATCACTGAAATTTTGAAATCCAATTTACATGAATTATTTGGGAGAGAAGAATTAGTGAGGATACTTGATAAATTTAAGCAAGAAAATCCAAAAGTTGTCAACGATTTGATTCCAGATATTTTATCTTTAGGTATTGTATTGAAAGTCTTAAAAAATCTCCTTAGAGAGAATGTTTCGATCAGAGATTTAAGAACGATTTTAGAATCCTTGGCCGAATATGGAACTCAAATAAAAGATGCAGACTCCTTAACCGAGTTGTGCAGACAAGGTCTATATAGAACAATAACAGAGAGTATTCGTGGAGACAGCGGAGAGGTTCCAATTTTTACTCTGGATAGAGGGATAGAAGAAAGCATTGCTGAAAATTTGATTCAAACTGAACATGGACAAGAATTATCCTTAGATCCAAGGGTGACTCAAAGTATACTTGCTGGATTGAATGAAAAAATTGAAGAAGCAACAGGTATGGGAGAGAAAATGGTTGTGCTTTGTTCTCCAGTAATTAGAGCGCATTTTAAGCGATTAACCGAGAAGTTTATTCCAAACTTAATCGTTGTGAGTCATAATGAAATAGAACCAAGTGCAAATATCAAGTCATTGGGAACAGTGAGGTTATAA
- a CDS encoding AAA family ATPase, whose product MSTSRASQWLISHKGDEFKNVRDTKTICVTSGKGGVGKTSIALKTAFQLSAWGHKTLLIDCDFNLSNALVKIGKSINNHFALLLTGEKDFSECVVTQNNVDILSGCNGSLELFDNKFEYDKSIINIINTYGNKYDFIILDSPAGIDRINLNLNAYSDYRFVVVTPDRSSLTDSYSLIKILKNKYGIISNHLLVNKCESENQYKRVAFSMADTVDSFLSSELKILGSIEKYFGSIDKFDQLILNGKNNPIHKSVIKILKKFTEEVLGRSFYLPNTYRNDGPDHNEQNVLYPTS is encoded by the coding sequence ATGTCAACAAGTAGAGCTTCGCAGTGGTTAATTTCACATAAAGGTGATGAATTTAAGAACGTAAGAGATACCAAAACAATTTGTGTTACAAGTGGAAAAGGAGGAGTCGGCAAAACGTCTATTGCATTGAAAACGGCCTTCCAACTTTCAGCTTGGGGTCATAAAACTTTGTTGATTGATTGTGATTTCAATCTTTCAAATGCTCTTGTAAAGATTGGAAAAAGTATCAACAATCATTTTGCATTGTTATTAACAGGTGAGAAAGATTTTAGCGAATGTGTGGTCACTCAAAATAATGTTGATATTCTGAGTGGATGTAATGGTAGTTTGGAACTCTTTGATAATAAATTTGAATATGATAAGTCGATAATCAATATTATCAACACTTATGGTAATAAATATGATTTTATTATTCTTGATTCTCCAGCAGGAATAGATAGGATCAATCTAAATCTTAATGCCTATTCAGACTATCGATTTGTTGTAGTCACGCCAGATAGATCTTCACTAACTGATTCTTACTCTTTGATTAAGATTTTAAAAAACAAATATGGGATTATTTCTAATCATTTACTTGTCAATAAGTGTGAATCTGAAAATCAGTATAAAAGAGTGGCGTTTTCTATGGCCGACACGGTTGATAGTTTCTTGTCAAGTGAGTTAAAAATTCTAGGATCTATTGAAAAATACTTTGGAAGTATAGATAAATTCGATCAGTTGATATTAAATGGGAAAAATAATCCAATACACAAAAGTGTAATAAAAATTTTAAAAAAATTTACCGAGGAGGTGTTGGGTCGCTCGTTTTATCTGCCAAATACATATAGAAATGATGGGCCGGATCACAACGAACAGAACGTTCTTTATCCAACTAGCTAA
- a CDS encoding FliA/WhiG family RNA polymerase sigma factor translates to MSSLAKKLKNLTDYRSTMDPEVKDQIIIEYAPLIKFIAQKIASRLPSNIELDDLISCGVIGLMDAIEKFDPSRDNKFKTYAEFRIRGAILDELRAQDWVPRSVREKVKLIERAYLRLEAELGRPATTEEMCKTLNVTQDEFHDMLNKSKSVSVLNIDDATAFNKGDKKLMANLTKGSRGSNPFDAVSYKSSRDKIKEGIKSLPEKQRLVLSLYYYEDLNLKEIGQVLSVTESRVSQLHTQAILRLRAKLKSEFDSPEDLIG, encoded by the coding sequence ATGTCATCTCTGGCAAAAAAACTTAAAAATCTAACAGATTATCGTTCAACCATGGATCCAGAAGTTAAAGATCAAATTATTATTGAATATGCTCCTCTTATTAAGTTTATAGCTCAAAAAATCGCATCAAGACTTCCCTCTAATATAGAGCTTGATGACCTCATTTCATGTGGGGTTATTGGGCTTATGGATGCTATCGAGAAATTTGATCCTTCAAGAGATAATAAGTTTAAAACTTATGCTGAATTCAGAATAAGAGGTGCCATTTTAGATGAGCTAAGAGCTCAAGATTGGGTTCCACGTTCAGTAAGAGAAAAAGTTAAATTAATCGAGAGGGCCTATTTAAGATTGGAAGCAGAATTAGGAAGACCTGCAACTACTGAAGAAATGTGCAAGACATTAAATGTTACTCAAGATGAATTTCATGACATGCTAAACAAATCAAAATCTGTATCAGTTCTTAATATTGATGATGCTACGGCCTTTAATAAAGGCGATAAAAAACTTATGGCCAACCTTACAAAAGGTTCTCGTGGCTCTAACCCATTCGATGCTGTAAGCTATAAATCTTCACGAGATAAGATTAAAGAAGGAATTAAATCATTGCCCGAAAAACAAAGACTTGTTTTATCTCTTTATTATTATGAAGATTTAAATCTCAAAGAAATAGGTCAGGTATTAAGTGTTACCGAATCCCGTGTTTCTCAACTCCATACTCAAGCAATTTTAAGGTTAAGAGCAAAATTAAAAAGTGAATTTGATTCACCAGAAGATTTGATTGGTTAA
- a CDS encoding dephospho-CoA kinase encodes MLLKSEYIRLTPNERIYGLQVPVIGLTGGISSGKSFVANYLESKGIKVICADKMIKEIYQKKATKDFIRSLAPQVINSEENINFKLLRELVFERDNLKLKLEKYLHPQLENIMKTKISSEDHFIIYDIPLLFENNLKEKFDLVVTMNLSQDNQIKRLCERDKISQDLAKKIIAQQMPLEFKVRNSDFVIQNDGSLDDLKRTIESVLITEIFLA; translated from the coding sequence ATGCTACTAAAAAGTGAGTACATCAGGTTAACTCCAAATGAGAGAATCTATGGTTTACAAGTGCCAGTCATAGGTTTGACAGGAGGAATTTCATCTGGAAAAAGTTTTGTGGCAAATTATCTAGAAAGCAAAGGAATTAAGGTAATATGTGCAGATAAGATGATAAAAGAAATCTATCAGAAAAAGGCCACCAAGGACTTTATCAGATCCCTTGCGCCACAAGTTATCAATTCAGAAGAAAACATCAATTTCAAACTTCTAAGAGAGTTAGTTTTTGAACGGGATAATTTAAAACTTAAGCTTGAAAAATACCTTCATCCTCAACTAGAAAATATTATGAAGACCAAGATCAGTTCTGAAGATCATTTCATTATTTATGATATACCTTTGCTTTTTGAAAACAACTTAAAAGAAAAATTTGATCTGGTTGTAACAATGAATCTATCACAGGATAATCAAATTAAAAGATTGTGTGAAAGAGATAAGATTTCACAAGATCTGGCAAAAAAAATTATTGCTCAACAAATGCCTTTGGAATTTAAGGTAAGAAATAGTGATTTTGTTATCCAAAATGATGGTTCATTGGATGATCTGAAGCGGACGATAGAGTCAGTTTTGATAACTGAGATTTTCTTGGCATGA